TTTTCGTAAGAAAGGTTTCCGATTTCATCCAGAAAGAGAGTGCCGCCGTTAGCTGCCTGAAACTGCCCTTCTTTATCTTGTAAAGCTCCAGTAAACGATCCCTTTAGGTGCCCAAACAGCTCACTAGCCGCTAGCTCCTCCGACAACGCGCCACAGTCTACGGCCACAAACGGTTTCTTGCTCCGCTGGCTCTTTTGATGAATGAGGCGAGATACGTACTCTTTACCAGTACCACTTTCTCCTAACACGATTACAGAAATATTGGTAGGAGCTACTAGCTCAATATGCTTTTTAACCTCCTGTGAGCTTGGGCTTACTCCCTGCACGAAGGGTAGTGTAGGGGAGGGGCTTGATGGCTTAGGCTGAGGGGCAACTGATGATGTATCCGGAGCCTTTTTGTCAAGCGCATCCCGCATAGAGAGTAAAATCTCATCGGGATTAATTGGTTTGGTAACGTATTCAAAAGCGCCCAATTGCATGGCTTTAACCGCCGTTTTTATGTTGGCGTAATTGGTCATAATAATGACCGGAAGGTGTAAATATCGCTTTTTGATATTTTTTAGCAGCTCCAAGCCGTCCATATCTGGCAGGCGATAATCAATCAAAACAATATCAAAGGAGTGATCATACACGGCCCGAATACCTTCTTTCGCTGAGTAAGCTTCTTGGGTTTCGTAATCGTTTTTTTTCAGGAAGTTGCGAAGAAGGGTGCAAAAGGAGGGGTCGTCGTCAATAATGAGTACTCGGGACATTCGCTATGGATGAATTACTTACGTTAATTTATTAATAAATTTACAAATATATATACTGATTGTTAGTCTTTGAGGAAAGTAAGGAGTTATTTATGACTTCTGATAACTTAAGTATTTCCCGAGAAACGTTTATCAGGTCATTTTAGTTTGAGTACGTACTACCAAAAAAAAAGCCCCTGATCGAATCAGGAGCCTTTCTTTAGGAAAAAAATAGTACTTATTGTTCTACTTCTTCGCCTTGATCATTGTATACAACACTCTCTTCTTTTGTACCATCTGATACCGTAATCTGGTATTGAGTGGTACCTTCGTTAGAAACCATCTGTCTTACCGAAGTTACATCCCACATGGCGTAGTCAGACCCTTCAAATGAGGTTTTAACCATGTCGGGAAGTTGATCAAATTCAATTTCTACTGCTTCGGCAGAGGCAGTGATTGTTTCTTCCGGTTGGGTTTGCTCTTCCACCTGAGCGAAAGTTGAAAGGCTGAACATGAAAGCAGCCGCAAACATTGCAAAAAATAATTTCTTCATTTTGGTAAAAATTTAAGGTTGATAATTACTCACACCTACTAGAAACTTTGTGCCAAAACGAAAATGATCCCCTGGGTAGCGGTTAAATAAGCTTATTAATGGGTTTACTCATAATTAGAGAATAAAGTATTAGCGAAAAAGTACGCTAACTGAGGAAGTTATCCCCAGTTTGAGACGTAAATCAGTAGCTTTCTGCTTGGTTGGGGAAGTCCGTCGCTTTTACATCAGCAATGTAGTTTTTAACCGCCTGGTCAACCACTGATTCTAAATCAGCGTAACGACGTAAAAAGCGAGGATTGAAATCTTTGGTAACCCCCAACATATCGTGCATCACTAAAACTTGTCCGTCAGTACCGGCTCCGGCCCCAATGCCGATTGTCGGTACTGATAACTGCTTAGTGATTTTTGCGGCTAAGTCGGCCGGAATTTTCTCGAACAATACCCCAAAGCAGCCGCATTCTTGCAGTAGTAGGGCATCTTGCGTCAGTTTATCAGCTTCTTCCTGTTCTTTTGCCCGCACAGAGTATGTTCCGAACTTATAGATTGACTGGGGGGTAAGCCCAAGATGCCCCATTACCGGAACACCCGCACTAATAATTCTTTTAACCGATTCTTGAATTTCTTCCCCACCTTCTACTTTTACCCCGTGTGCTCCTGATTCTTTCATAATACGGATAGCGGAGCGAAGTGCTTCCGAAGAATTACCCTGATAATATCCGAAGGGAATGTCTACCAGCACAAAGGCTCGCTTCACAGCTCGTACTACCGAGCTAGCGTGATAAATCATCTGATCTAAGGTAATGGGTAAAGTGGTTTCGTGTCCTGCCATTACGTTTGATGCAGAATCTCCAACCAAAATAATATCAATGCCAGCCCCGTCAATTAAGGTTGCCATTGAGTAATCATACGCCGTAAGCATGGCTATTTTCTCTCCCCGATTCTTCATGGCTGAAAGCTGATGCGTAGTAATCCGCTTAATATTAGCTGATGAATTAGATTGAGTAGACATAAACAATAGGGGTTAAATTGAAGTAAATACAGTATGATGTCTTAATTTTTTTAGCCAATCGACGCATTAAGCAGGAGAATAGTCCCCAGAATAAGCAAGACATGCTGATGTAATATTTGAGAAATGTCAGCTAATTACCAAAGTGTAGAGCAATTATTGATAACCCAAATTGCAAAAAACGTAGGATTTTAGCCATAATTAAACCACTTACAGCGAAATAGAGGCATCAATTGGGTAAAAGATATTTTTCATATTTAGGTAACATATTCGACATTAGTCCGAATTATTACAAATTTCTACCGTTATTGACACGAATCAAATACCGTAGAAGGATTCACATAAAGTGATAGTTTTTTGTATATATTTTATATAATATTGCATTATATAAATTAAAAAGCAGGAGTATGGTTCGTTATCCTGAATTACTAAAAGTGCCTGAGATTGCAGAGCGTTTCTATAAGGAGTTTAGAGATGTGTTGCCTCAAGAGAAATTTTTCACTGATTTTTGCTTTGTGGATCACTGTGATGGTTTTCAATGGGCTTTTTACAAGCATTTATTGAATGACCAAAGTAGTCTGTTTAAGGTGAACTCTCAGGTTCGTTCTTATTTTCTTGATAATAGCGGTTACGTAAAGCGTTTGGCATTGTACGCCATTTTTGTGAAAGAGTGCATGGAAGAAACTGGCGAAATGCTATTAGAGCAAGAATATTATGAACTGATGCCCAAATTTGAGGCTTCTCAAAGCAAAATACTAGACCTCGTAAATATGCTAATGGGCGATGCTCTTTAGTTTGACGGCAAATAGCCGTGTTTTTTCATTAAAGACTTTACCTCATTAAGTGGTAACGCTTTTATTACATGGTTTTGTTGTCCGTACATAGTTTCGGCCAGGAATATTGAGTTTAAGATTGCTTCTTCGGTAGCTTCTATCGCCGCCCAGAATAGCGGGGTCATATTTTCATTTTTCACTACTTCATTTTTTTCTACCAGCACATCCGATGGTACAATACGGCTTGCGGTAGAGAACGCGATAACATAATCGCCGCTGCCATTAGAAGCAACCCCTCCGGTACGGGCTAAGCCAAAAACTGCCCGTTTGGCTAGTCGTTTCAGATTACGGGCTGATAGCGGCGCATCGGTAGCCACCACAATCATGCACGAACCATCCGATTTTTGCTGAAACTGCTCTTTCCAGTAGGGGTTTAGTGTGGCACCAACCGGAACACCTTTAATCATAAAGTCACCACCAAAATTAGTCTGCACCAAAACCCCCACGGTGTATCCCCCAAATTTGTCAGGTAGCTGACGAGAGGAGGTACCAATGCCGCCTTTAAATCCAAAGCAAACTGTTCCAGTGCCGGCTCCTACATTTCCTTGAATAACACTGTCTGAGGTTGCTTGGCTAATAGCATCCAATACATCTTTTTCTGTGACATGTCTACCTCGAATATCGTTGAGAAAGCCATCGTTCGTTTCACCCACCACTGCATTGACCGATCGCACTTCAGAATTTTCGGGTTGCTGTAAGGTGTAAGTAGTCAGCGCTTGCACGGCGGTAGCTACACTTAGCGTATTGGTTAGAACAATCGGGGTTTCTAAGTTGCCTAGTTCTTCTACTTGAGTGGCACCCGTCAGCTTTCCGAAGCCGTTGCCTACGTAAATAGCTGCGGATACTTTTTCCTGAAACAGATTGCCGTTGTGAGGTAAAATGGCGGTAACCCCTGTGCGAAGGCTATCGCCCGCAACAAGTGTGGTATGCCCCACTGCAACTCCGGCTACGTCGATAATAGCATTTTTGGGTCCGGTAGGTACTACGCCAATCTCAAGTCCCATCTCTCGCACCGAGATCCGCTGGGCAGCGAGGTAATGGATCGTAAGAAAGAAAAGAAGAATGAGGGAAGATAATCGGAGCAAAACTACAGGTTATTACGCCCAATCCGTTTCATCATCATGGAGTAGTCAATGAAATAAAGTACCCTTACAGACACACTGTTGCTCTGAGGAGATGCGAAGGTATTCTCTAAGTTTGTGATGTAGTCATTTTGCAGCACATCTTCGTCGCGTACAATATTATTCTTCCAAACTACGCTAATCTCACTGGCAGGAGCAAAAGCATAGGTATATACCATGTCAATGTTGAAGGTATTGTAATTACGATTCTCATTACCATCGTAATCGCTATCGAGCAATTCGCCTTGGTCGCCTAAGGTGTAGAATTCCTGATAGTCTGCCTCCGACCAGTAGTGTCGCATTCGGAAGGAAAGATCCATCCGATTATTGAAGGTGTACTTAGTTCGGAAAATATTGCTAATGGTATTAATATCTCGTCGCCCGAAGGTTATTAGATGAGCATCATCAATCTTTTCCTTTTCAGCAAAGCCAATATCATTAGCCCTAGCCTGATAAACTAAACTACTGGAGAAGGTAAGCTTATTATTTACCCGAAAACGAGGGTCAAAGCTCAGATATAATCCTTCTTGATCTTCAAAATCAAAATCGGTGTAGCCCACGTACCCTCCGAGTGATAGCTGATTGCGATTATCGGTACGCATAGACACTCCGAAATTATGGTAAGCGGGTTCAACCACATATCGACCCTCTACCCGAGGTTCAAAGTAATCGTAACGATGCACCGGAGCCGATTCGTAGCGCAGGCTCATGGATAGAAAATTACGAAACGTACCCCGCGCTGAAGCAGACACGTTGAACTGGGTGAATACCGAAGGGGCATACAAGCGTTGGTAGCGAAAGTCTAAATCCGTAGAGAGGTTTAATAACTTCCAAAAAGGCTTGTAGATGTTGTACCCGACATTAGCCGAAGTTCGTACCTCATTATTGGCTCGTAAGAAACCCATATCGTTGGGGTCGTACGTATCGCTTTCAATATAATTGGTAAATGAAGCTCGGAAGTTACCTCCCACTTTGGCTAAAGTGGCCGATGACATAAAGCCGTACTCATTACCATCGGCTAAACCGTATTTTTGAGATACTGCCCCCCGGCCAGATATTGCGTACTGATTGCCCTGATTGGCTAAGCGAAAAGTAGTCCCAGTTAGGTTCGCATCGTAGTGATGCCCCTGGCGAAGCACATTGGTGTTAACCAAACTAACGTAGGAATTATTAGGTAAACTCTGGTCGAAGGCCAGTACATTGTAATTTGTAAAAGGATCGGTAAGTACTTCGCGTACTTCGCCCGTTTCAGTGTCTTGTACTCGGGCAAAGGTGCTACTCGTCATGGCATTAAACACTCCCATTCCGAAGCCTTTGGTGGTTCGTCCCGATAATTTGGTAGCATTGATCAGGCCACTCTCTTGTGGGTTAGATAAAATTTCCTCGGTATCGGAAAGCTGATCGTCTACGTCGCCGTACAGTAGCGGTCTCCCACCCACCCGGCGGGAGTAAAAGAAATCGCCTTTGTTAAATAGATCGGTACCTTCCTTAAAGAATTGGCGATTTTCATCAAACTGAACCTCAAAAGGGGTGAGGTTTAGCACCTGATTATCGGAAACTACCTGACCAAAATCGGGTACGAGGATCATATCCAGCGTGAATGCATCGTTAATTCCGTAACGAATGTCCATTCCGCCGTTAAACTGTGAACTGGTGGAAGCGGGATTTTCGAGGTCGCCGGAATACGTATCATGATAAGCCGAAACGTAGGGGGATATAGAAAGGCGAACGGGAGATTTTACGTTGATAACGCCCGCCATACGACCGAACTGATTGACAAATCCATTAACTTGGGGATCAATTTCATTCCAGTAATTGCTTTCATTGTTTCGCCGTACTGCGCGACGAAAGTTAACGCCCCACTCTTGAACGGGGGTTTTAGGAAATCGAAGAGCCGAGAAGGGTACCTCCATTTCTACGTACCAATTGGAACCATCTATGGTAACTTCGCTAATCCAGGCAGCATTCCAGCTTTCATCCCGGCCCATGGCGGTCCACCGGCGGTCAATCTGCACTCCAGCGGCCGAAATCGAAAATTCAAAGGCGTTAATATCGTCATCGTACGTATCAAAATATACACTGAAAACATCGGAAAAACCAAAGTCATCCCGCTTCGTGAACTCCCGCATAATGCTGTCTGCTGATACGTCGTATAGGTAAGCACCTATGTAGATTGAATGATTGTCGTACAGTACTTTTACTTCCGTAGGTACCGAAGGCTCACCGCCTGGGTTAGGACTTCGCTGCACAAAGTTCATGGCCGAGCAGCGGGTCTTCAGCCAAATTTCTTCATCCAGTATTCCATCAATTTTGGGAGGGGCAGTAATGCGGGTAGCGAAAAGATTCTTTTGAGGAGTATCGGCTGATAAAGCAAAAGGAAGTGTTAGTAAATAAATAGAAAGAAAAGCAAGCAAAAATTTGAGCGACATTCGTGTTAGAGCGATAGTATAAATGAAAACCTTGTCAATAAGCAAAAATATAATTAAAGGGGGATGTTTTTTGCATTCCAGCTCCCAGCGTAACTTCGAATGTAAAAAAGTTAATATTTCTTCGCTTTAGCAAGACAATCAAATCACTAATATTACACTCGCTATTTTGAAAAAAGGTTTAAGAAAAATTAATTTTCTTGCAATCTTCTCAAGATATTACGGTGAAGGTAGCTAATTTTGTAACGCTATGAAAGGTAGATTTGGTGTTTTTTTGTTTTTGTCAGCTATCTCACATTGGGTCTGTTGTCAAAATATTCAAGTTTTGAACAAAAAGTTACAACCGATTGCAGGCGTAATGGTTGTAGGGAGTGATCGAACCGTATTTTCCCAGACGGATGAGGCAGGAAATGTCACGTTGGAAATGTTTTCAAATAGTGATACCATCTACTTTCAGCACCCGGCTTATCGCCCCGATAAAACTACATCGGAGAAGTTGGCATCTCGTAACTGGAAAATGGTTCTGGAAGAAAACGTAGTTCAGCTAGATGAAACGGTGGTATTGGTAAATCGCTGGGAACAGCAACCAGAAGAAATACCTCAACAAATTACATCAATTAGCCCGTCGGCTATTGCATTGCGTAACCCGGGAACTGCCGCCGATGCTTTGGAGCAAACCGGAGAAGTATTCGTGCAGCGTAGTCAATTGGGGGGAGGTAGTCCGATGATCCGGGGCTTCGCCGCCAACTCGGTGCTGATTGTAGTAGATGGAATCCGCATGAATAACGCTATTTTCCGTAGTGGTAACCTGCAAAACGTCATCAGCATCGACCCCAACTTGATTGGCGAAGCAGAAGTAGTCTTTGGGCCAAGTTCGGTGATTTACGGCAGTGATGCCCTGGGTGGGGTAATGGATTTTCATACGTTTAAGCCTTCCTACAGCCTTTCTGCCAACCTGGAGATAAAAGGGCAGAGCTTTATTCGTTACAGCAGTGCTGCCCACGAAAAAACGGGGAATATCCGGTTCGATCTGGCCGGAAAACGCTGGGCTTCGCTCACGAACTTTACGTACAGCAGCTTCGGCGATCTGAGAGCAGGAAACGGGCGTCCAGCGAGTTTTCCTGACTTTGGAAAACGCCCGCAGTACGTAGTGCAACGAAATGGGCAAGATACTTTGGTTCAGAATACTGATGTTAATCGTCAGGTCCCTTCAGGCTATCGCCAATGGAATATGATGCAAAAATTTCGTTATCGCCTTACTGACTATGCTGATCTCACCTACGGCTTTTTGTTTAGCACTACGTCGGATATTCCCCGCTACGATCGCTTAATAGAAGAAAGTGAGCGTGAATTGCCTCGGAATGCCGAATGGTACTACGGGCCGCAGCGCTGGATGATGAACTACCTGAAAGCAGATTTTTATAATGCTAACCGCTGGTATGATGCAGCAAAAATTACGATTGGGTACCAGCAGGTGCAGGAAAGCCGTAATGACCGTCGGTTTCAGCGTAATTTGCTACGAAGCCGAACGGAAGATGTCGGTATGTGGACTATCAATCTGGATGCTGATCGTCAGTGGAATGCCAAACATCAGTTGTTTTACGGCGGGGAGTACGTTTTTAATGATGTGCAATCATCGGCTTTTCAGCAGGATATTGAGAGCGGTGAGCAGGAACCTTCCAGTACGCGCTATCCTGATGGGGGTAGCCGTTACCAAAGCGCAGCCTTGTACTCCAGTTATCAGTGGAACCCCAATCCTAAGACAACGCTCTCTGCCGGCATACGCTACAGCTACGTTTGGTTGACTTCTGAATTTGCCGATACATCCTTTTTTAATTTTCCCTACAATCGGATTGATCTGGGAACCGGAGCATTGAGTGGTAGTTTGGGGCTAACCTACCGTCCGGATGAACGCTGGCAGTTTAGCACGGTAGCTTCCTCTGGTTTTCGAGCCCCAAATATTGACGATATTGGAAAAGTTTTTGATTCTGAACCGGGCAATGTTGTAGTACCTAATCCGAATTTATCGCCGGAATATTCTTACAATGCTGAGGTAGGGGGCACATTTCATTTTTCCGACCAATGGAAAATTAATGGGGTGCTCTATGGTTCGCTACTGCGGAATGCGATGGTACGACGTGATTTTACGTTCAGTGGTCAAGATAGCATACTCTACGACGGAGTGCTGAGCAATGTGCAGGCAATTACTAATACCGGGCAAGCGTATATTTGGGGCTATAGCTTACAGCTAGAAGGGGATTTATCGCCGTACTGGAAACTACGGGCTACCTTTTCGGATAATACCGGGCGGGATACCGAAGAAAACCAGCCACTACGGCACGTGACTCCTTGGTTTGGCCGCACTTCGGTAAGCTATAAGCGAAACAAGTGGCAGGGAGAGTTTTTTTTGCGTTACAACGGCTCGGTCGCTTTGGAAGATTTAGCCCCTTCGGAACAGAATAAGCCCCACCTGTATACCGAAGAAGGTTCACTCGCTTGGTTTACCCTCAATCTGATTAGTTCCTACGAAATTCTTCCGAAGCTACGCCTACAGTTAGGATTGGAAAATATTCTGGACAAACACTACCGCCCGTACGCATCCGGCATTAGTGCACCGGGTATCAATGCAATTGTGGCAGTCCGTGGGAGTTTTTGAAGGAATGAGTAATGATTGATGATGAATTAATAGTAACTGATGAGTAATAATTCTAGGGCGTGTTGACATATAATGGTAATCTTGGGATCTTTGATGTAAAAGAATATGCGTAGATACGAATTACGAGAGGATCAATGGCAGAATATTGCCCCTCTACTACCAGGTACAACCTTGGATCGGGGTAGAACGGCCGACAACCGTCTGTTTGTTCATGCGGTGCTTTGGATTGCCCGAAGTGGCGCACCGTGGCGGGATCTACCAGAGCGTTTTGGAAAATGGAATAGCGTGTATGTTCGCTTTAACCGATGGGCTGAAAAGGGTGTGTGGAAGCGAGTGTTTGAAGCATTGCAAGAGCCTGATTTAGAATGGATAATGACGGACAGTACGGTAGTGCGTGCCCACCAGCACTCAGCAGGGCAAAAAAAGTAACAAACAAGCCGAAGAAGCCATAGGTAAGAGTAAAGGGGGGAAAAGCACGAAAGTACACGCTAGCGTAGATGCATTAGGCAACCCCCGGCGACTCATCTTGACACCAGGGCAAGCAGCAGACGTATGCACTGGGCCTGATTTGATTGAAGGGGAGCATGTCGAGGCGGTGATCGCAGACAAGGCTTATGACAGCAACGATTTTCTAGCGTTAATTGCTCAAATGGGAGCTGAGGCGGTGATTCCGCCCAAAGCGAATCGGGTTGACCAGCGAGAATATGACGAAAATTTGTATGCTGACCGCAATAAAGTGGAACGCTTTTACAATAAAGCGAAACACTATCGGCGATTAGCTACGCGATATGAAAAGACAGCACGTAACTTTCTGGCCTTCTGGCACATAGCTAGTTGTGTCATCTTAACGTTATAATCATATGTCAACACGGCCTAGACCTTCGGTTAAAAAGTGGGGACTAATTAAACCTTATTCTGATAATTATTTACCCCCGAGGTTCGTGACGTAACGAACCTTTAAACAGATGTTTTTCGATGCGGGTAACGCGCTCATCCAACTGGCGCGTCTTTGTTACCTCTTCAGTAAGCACATCAAAATTATGTTTGATGCTTTCAAAGCTTTCTTTCACTACGGCGGTAAGCCCGCTAATATCCTGGCGCATATCGTTAATGTCTTTTCGCATTCCGACCTGGTCATCTACCGATTTTTCTAGTAGTTCACTTTGACGATCTTGCTTGACTAGCCTTTCAGAAAGTAATCGCTCAATGATTCGGTCTTCCATACCTCGTTCGTTTTTCGCCGTTTTTTTAGTTGCTACTGTAAACGTGGAAATCCTACATGTAAGTTAAAAAATCAAACTGGCTTATCGCTTCCCAATTTTCAGGCCAGCGTAATAGTTACGAGTGGCGGCGGGTTGGTAGTATCGTCGGCCGAAGGCGTTAATATCATTGCCTAAACTGTATTTTTGATTCAACAAATTATCTGCTCCGGTAAATAGTTCTAGCTGCCAACCACTGTTCAATTCTTTTCGGTAACCTAGTCTTCCTTGCACCAAATGATAGGCATCAGCAAATACGGTATTAGCATCATTGAGCGGAATCTCATCGGTAAAGTTGTAGGTAAGGTTAGCGTAAAAACCAGGGCGGGTTTGTAAACGTAGGGTAGTTACCCACACATTCGGAGCTACTCCCGTCAGGTCGTTACCCGAAAAGTCTTCACCCTCTTTTTGGTACTCGTTAAAAGCAAAATTATGATGTGTGTAAGCGGTTTGAACTTCCAACGAACTGATGGTTTGTTGGGGAGCTTGAATGGCAAACCAAGTGGCGGCCAGTTCAAATCCGGCTTGGTCAGTACTACCGGCGTTAGAGAATAAAACGGTAATCTCCTCTGATTGTCGTTGCACAATGGTTTCACTCAGTTGAAAGTAAAAGGCCGCTACATCAAACTGAAGTTTATTATTGAAGACGAGTCCTCGCAAGCCTAATTCATAGTTAACCCCTCGTTCGGGTTGCAGTTCCCGATTGATCGTGCCTTCGCTGGTGCGTACTTCTTCAATAGTGGGGGGAGAGAAGCCTAAGCTTACGCTGCCCCGAGCAGTTATCAGGTTCGTGATCTGTTTACTGATTCCAATATGAGGAACCCATACCGGGTCATACGATACGTTGGCTTGGTAGGAGCTATCCAAATCGTTATCTACCAGCCGGTAAATATCGTAGTTTAGGCGGTTATGACTTAATCCGGTAGTTACAAAAAAATCATTAGGCAGCGCGAAGTCGGCTTTGGCGAAAAAAATGGCTTGTTCGCTACGGAGCTCGTCATCAAACCGGAGCGCCCCCGCTACTCCCATATTATTCTCAAAGGTGCGGACTACGTTCATTGCTGACTGAAATTCGGCTCCTACTACATATCGGGCTTCTACCGAACCAAAACTATGATCGTAGTAAAAGCGGGTTCGGCCCCCACCACCCTGGCGACCGTCTCGTTCGTAATTGGTGTTGAATGAATTTTCAAAAGCACTGAAGTTGCCGTAAATGGTAGTCTGGTTTTTTAGGTTATCACCCCAGCGGTATTCGTTAGTTAGCCCAATCAATACATATTCATGCTCAGTTCTGGTGTTTGCCTCTTCGCTACCGGGTGCGAAGCGGTTTGCCTGACGGGCTTGCCGGGGGTTTTCAGCAAATTGTGCCGAATCCAATCCACCCGGAATCTCGTAAAACAGGTCAGAATATAAAAAGCTGGTAGAGACCGTGTGCTGATCGGATACATCAAACTCCCCACGTAACTCCAGCACATCGCGGTTCATGGCAGTTTGATTACGGTAGCCTTCGGCTTGCTGATGGGCGTACCGAACCGCCCAGCGATTTTGCTCATTGAATTGTTTGATTGAGGCAGTATAACGTTGCAGACCAAACGAACCCCAGGTTGCACCCACTTCCGCAATTGTTCCGTTTTGCTGGCGCGGTAAGCTACGGATGTTAACCACACCACCGGTACCCGCTCCGTAGATACTTCCCGCCGGACCTTTAATAACTTCTACTGACCCAAAGTTGCTGATATCCAGTAGGTTTAAGTCCGTACTGCCACTGGGGGCGGTAAAGGGAATATCGTTCCAATATACTTTTACATTTCGTACTCCGAAGGGTGCCCGCAGCGCACTTCCTCGGATAGCAATGCGGTAACTACCTGGTGAGCGCTGCTCCATTCGCACGCCCGGCAGTGTGTTCATGGCCGGAACCAGCGAAGTTTCATCGTACGCCCGAATCTCCTGAGAAGGTAGTACGGAAACTGCAATTGGAGTTTCTAACAATTTTTGCTCGGTATCGTAGCCAATTATGGTAATTTCATCCAGGGTTTCGGTTCGAACATAGGAAGAATCGCTGCCGACTTGCGCCAACGCGGAATAAGAAATCAAAAAAATAGCTGAAAAAAAGAGTAGGTGTTTGAACATAGTTTTGTTGTGCTAATTAGCGAAGGTAGGGAAGAAGACAATCTTTTTTAACTCCGAATAGTTATACAGTAAAGAATACTACACAAAAGTATCATTACCATGAAAAGTTTGGTCTACACCGCCATATTTTTATTCATCAGTGTTGCATGTTCACCGGCGTACTTGGGAGGAAGCACCCGCGACCGCACCCAACCCAACATTGTTCAACCGGACGACGAGGAAGAATACGAAGTGCTGATCTTTGATAATAATTTTGATCGCTGGATGCAAACGAACAGTCGTCCGGTAGGTTTTTACTCTCCGCAGTACTACGCGCAGAAGAATCGGCAGTACGTAGCTGCTTGGAACGAGAAGGTAGGACGGTTCGGCGGAAATTCACCCTTTCAGAATATAATTAACTACGATTATTCGGAGGATTACGGTATTGAGCTAAATTATCAACTGTTTTGGTATTTTAAGTACGTTGAGGATTTGCACGGGCGACGGTATAATTTCCCGGTTTAGCTACCGGCCATC
This region of Tunicatimonas pelagia genomic DNA includes:
- a CDS encoding sigma-54-dependent transcriptional regulator, with the translated sequence MSRVLIIDDDPSFCTLLRNFLKKNDYETQEAYSAKEGIRAVYDHSFDIVLIDYRLPDMDGLELLKNIKKRYLHLPVIIMTNYANIKTAVKAMQLGAFEYVTKPINPDEILLSMRDALDKKAPDTSSVAPQPKPSSPSPTLPFVQGVSPSSQEVKKHIELVAPTNISVIVLGESGTGKEYVSRLIHQKSQRSKKPFVAVDCGALSEELAASELFGHLKGSFTGALQDKEGQFQAANGGTLFLDEIGNLSYENQIKLLRAIQERTIRQVGSTKDIKVDVRLIVATNENLEKAAKDGHFREDLFHRLNEFQISVPPLRERVPDIPLFLDHFLQQSNQELNKNVSGFTSEVVEKLQAYSWPGNIRELKNVIRRAVLLTSEDTITSGVLPAEITSPATVSATSETLSIPNLNNPDLKAIQEKTEKALIEETLVKVRYNKTQAAKVLNIDRKTLYNKLKRYNLE
- the panB gene encoding 3-methyl-2-oxobutanoate hydroxymethyltransferase; the protein is MSTQSNSSANIKRITTHQLSAMKNRGEKIAMLTAYDYSMATLIDGAGIDIILVGDSASNVMAGHETTLPITLDQMIYHASSVVRAVKRAFVLVDIPFGYYQGNSSEALRSAIRIMKESGAHGVKVEGGEEIQESVKRIISAGVPVMGHLGLTPQSIYKFGTYSVRAKEQEEADKLTQDALLLQECGCFGVLFEKIPADLAAKITKQLSVPTIGIGAGAGTDGQVLVMHDMLGVTKDFNPRFLRRYADLESVVDQAVKNYIADVKATDFPNQAESY
- a CDS encoding P1 family peptidase, with the protein product MLRLSSLILLFFLTIHYLAAQRISVREMGLEIGVVPTGPKNAIIDVAGVAVGHTTLVAGDSLRTGVTAILPHNGNLFQEKVSAAIYVGNGFGKLTGATQVEELGNLETPIVLTNTLSVATAVQALTTYTLQQPENSEVRSVNAVVGETNDGFLNDIRGRHVTEKDVLDAISQATSDSVIQGNVGAGTGTVCFGFKGGIGTSSRQLPDKFGGYTVGVLVQTNFGGDFMIKGVPVGATLNPYWKEQFQQKSDGSCMIVVATDAPLSARNLKRLAKRAVFGLARTGGVASNGSGDYVIAFSTASRIVPSDVLVEKNEVVKNENMTPLFWAAIEATEEAILNSIFLAETMYGQQNHVIKALPLNEVKSLMKKHGYLPSN
- a CDS encoding DUF5916 domain-containing protein, with amino-acid sequence MSLKFLLAFLSIYLLTLPFALSADTPQKNLFATRITAPPKIDGILDEEIWLKTRCSAMNFVQRSPNPGGEPSVPTEVKVLYDNHSIYIGAYLYDVSADSIMREFTKRDDFGFSDVFSVYFDTYDDDINAFEFSISAAGVQIDRRWTAMGRDESWNAAWISEVTIDGSNWYVEMEVPFSALRFPKTPVQEWGVNFRRAVRRNNESNYWNEIDPQVNGFVNQFGRMAGVINVKSPVRLSISPYVSAYHDTYSGDLENPASTSSQFNGGMDIRYGINDAFTLDMILVPDFGQVVSDNQVLNLTPFEVQFDENRQFFKEGTDLFNKGDFFYSRRVGGRPLLYGDVDDQLSDTEEILSNPQESGLINATKLSGRTTKGFGMGVFNAMTSSTFARVQDTETGEVREVLTDPFTNYNVLAFDQSLPNNSYVSLVNTNVLRQGHHYDANLTGTTFRLANQGNQYAISGRGAVSQKYGLADGNEYGFMSSATLAKVGGNFRASFTNYIESDTYDPNDMGFLRANNEVRTSANVGYNIYKPFWKLLNLSTDLDFRYQRLYAPSVFTQFNVSASARGTFRNFLSMSLRYESAPVHRYDYFEPRVEGRYVVEPAYHNFGVSMRTDNRNQLSLGGYVGYTDFDFEDQEGLYLSFDPRFRVNNKLTFSSSLVYQARANDIGFAEKEKIDDAHLITFGRRDINTISNIFRTKYTFNNRMDLSFRMRHYWSEADYQEFYTLGDQGELLDSDYDGNENRNYNTFNIDMVYTYAFAPASEISVVWKNNIVRDEDVLQNDYITNLENTFASPQSNSVSVRVLYFIDYSMMMKRIGRNNL